Proteins encoded in a region of the Chitinimonas sp. BJYL2 genome:
- the ccoG gene encoding cytochrome c oxidase accessory protein CcoG gives MNPSATDKPAASTMAVDDAKVEVISLYKAEKKIYPRAVSGWFRNWRWALIWLTQLVFYGMPWLSWNGRQSVLFDLGSRRFYIFELVLYPQDFIYLTALLLISAYALFLFTAVAGRLWCGYACPQTVYTEIYMWVEQKFEGDRAARMKLDAAPWSFEKLWRKGGKQFVWIAIGLWTGLTFVGYFTPIKTLLAEAMTLSFGPWEWFWVLFYGFATYGNAGYMREQVCKYMCPYARFQSAMFDKDTLIITYDTERGEPRGSRSRKADPKVAGLGSCIDCTLCVQVCPTGIDIRNGLQYECIGCAACIDVCDGVMDKMGYERGLIRYDTQHAMAQKLTRKQMFMRMLRPRVMVYTAILIVVSAALVLSIALRTPFKVDVVRDRASLARLVDDGYIENVYRLQIMNATETPQRYTVQVEGLDGLALSETPPVLTLGPAEARWISLAAKLSPDAAQAMGAGAKPIRFVIERLPDQQEAARRLVEKSTFIVPR, from the coding sequence GTGAACCCGTCCGCTACCGATAAACCCGCTGCCAGCACCATGGCGGTGGATGACGCCAAGGTAGAAGTCATCTCGCTCTACAAGGCCGAGAAGAAAATCTACCCGCGCGCGGTATCGGGCTGGTTCCGCAACTGGCGCTGGGCGCTGATCTGGCTCACGCAGCTGGTGTTCTACGGCATGCCCTGGCTCAGCTGGAACGGGCGTCAGTCGGTATTGTTTGATCTGGGTTCGCGCCGGTTTTATATCTTCGAGCTGGTGCTGTACCCACAGGATTTCATCTACCTCACGGCCCTGTTACTGATCTCGGCCTATGCCCTGTTCCTGTTCACTGCGGTGGCCGGGCGTCTGTGGTGCGGCTATGCCTGCCCGCAAACCGTCTACACCGAAATCTACATGTGGGTGGAACAGAAGTTCGAGGGCGACCGCGCCGCGCGCATGAAGCTCGATGCTGCACCCTGGTCGTTCGAGAAGCTCTGGCGCAAGGGTGGCAAGCAATTCGTCTGGATTGCCATCGGTCTGTGGACCGGCCTGACCTTTGTGGGCTACTTCACCCCGATCAAAACCCTGCTGGCCGAGGCCATGACCTTGTCGTTCGGCCCCTGGGAATGGTTCTGGGTGCTGTTCTACGGCTTTGCCACCTATGGCAACGCCGGCTATATGCGCGAGCAGGTGTGCAAGTACATGTGTCCTTACGCGCGCTTCCAGAGCGCAATGTTCGACAAGGACACGCTGATCATCACCTACGACACCGAGCGCGGCGAGCCGCGTGGCAGCCGTTCGCGCAAGGCGGACCCCAAGGTGGCGGGCCTGGGGTCATGTATCGATTGCACCTTGTGTGTGCAGGTCTGCCCGACCGGCATCGATATCCGTAACGGCTTGCAGTACGAGTGTATCGGCTGTGCCGCGTGTATCGATGTATGCGATGGCGTGATGGACAAGATGGGCTACGAACGTGGCCTTATCCGTTACGACACACAGCACGCCATGGCGCAAAAGCTCACGCGCAAGCAGATGTTCATGCGCATGCTGCGGCCACGTGTGATGGTGTACACCGCCATTCTGATCGTGGTAAGTGCGGCCCTGGTGTTGTCGATTGCGCTGCGCACGCCGTTCAAGGTGGATGTGGTGCGCGATCGGGCCTCGCTGGCTCGACTGGTGGACGATGGCTACATTGAAAACGTCTACCGCCTGCAGATCATGAATGCGACCGAAACGCCGCAACGTTATACCGTGCAGGTCGAGGGGCTCGATGGTCTTGCTCTGAGCGAAACGCCGCCGGTGCTCACGCTAGGTCCCGCCGAAGCGCGCTGGATTTCGCTGGCGGCCAAGTTGTCGCCCGACGCTGCGCAGGCAATGGGTGCGGGAGCCAAGCCAATACGGTTCGTGATTGAACGATTGCCCGATCAGCAGGAAGCGGCTCGTCGTCTGGTCGAGAAATCTACGTTTATTGTGCCGCGCTGA